A window of Halobacillus naozhouensis genomic DNA:
TGTTTTCGAATAGCTTGTGATTCAATCGTTATATAGTTTCCTGCCTTTTTGCCGATCCTGTCAGCACCTTCCGGATCTACTTTGACATAGGTCAGTTTGATATCATCAAGCTGTTCTTCTGTGACATTCACACCATCATGACCTTTTTGCGCGGGGTCAGATTCCACATTCATTTCATGGGCCTCTAAGGCCAGGTCAGTTCGTACGGAAAAACGTTCTTCTATAGCCATATTTACGACCTCCTTTTGCCCATTTTCCCCTATATAAATAGATACTATGCAAATCAGCTGTTAGAAATCTATTGAAAACAAGGGCTTGCTTTGGTAAAATGTCTCTTGTTCGACATGAACGACTCTTATGTTTTTACCTGGGAGGTGAAACCATGCCTAATATTAAATCAGCTAAAAAGCGCGTACGTGTTAACGATGATGCCCGTTCATTAAATGCAGCATTCAAATCTGACATGCGTACTGCGATTAAACGTGTTGAGAAGCTTGTAGAAAGTAATGATACGGATAACGCTAAACAAGCTCTTACAACAGCGGTTAAGAAAATTGATAAAGCGGTCCAACGCGGTGCCCTTCATAAAAACAATGGTAACCGTAAAAAATCTCGCCTGAGCAAATTAGTTCACGCTAGTTAATCGTCTAAACGTTTTTTATGACCAACATGCGATCCTGGAAGCAGGATCGTTTTTATTTTATTAAAGATTGCTCTACATTGAGTTTTGACCGAATAAAAGCCTTCAGGGGTTCCTCCTGAAGGCTTTTATTACACCATTTCACGGTTCTTAATATGAATAAGTTGATATAATAACATTTCAAAGGCCAGCCCTTTTTCCATTTGTCCTTGTTTCATGATGTAGTCTGTTTCAGCCAGCTGCTGAATAATCTCATTTAACTCTTCGCTCGTAAAAGCTCTCTCCCTTTTAAGAGCCATTTTAATAACAAACGGATGGGCTTTCACATAACTCTTCATTTGATTCTGGGCATAACCTTTTTGTTTAAGCGTTTTCACTTGACTAATAATCCTAAATTGAGAAGCTAACAATGCAATTAAAGCAATCGGTTCTTCATTAGCCTTTACTAAGTCTTTATAAAGCCTAATGGCTCTCCCAAGATCTTTCTCCATCACTGCATCCACTAATTTAAGACCCGATGCTTCAGCACTATGCGACAGTAAGTTCTCTGCAAGTTCACGGCTGACTACCCCGCCTGTTTCTACATGTAATGCCAGCTTTTCAATTTCTTTGCGCAAGGCCATCAGGTTTGTCCCAATTTCCTGAGCAAAAAGTTCGAAGACTGATTCCGGGATCGTAATTTGTAAATCCTCTGCTATCGACTTTATCCACTTGTCCATATCCCACTCGCGAATAGGCTGACATGGAAGTACTTCGCCAATTTTTTTTAACTGTTTGAATATTTTTTTACGCTCATCTAATTTTTCGTAAGGAGCAATTAAGATCAGGACCGAATAATCTGCCGGATTGTTTATGTACTGTAGCAATGCTTCTACGTTATGATCAAAAGAAAGTTTGTCTGGTTTTGCCTTAAGAAAAGTTGGATGATAGGCGATAACCACCTTATTGTCTCCTAAAAAAGGAAATGTTTCAGCATCCGTCACTACATCTTCAACGGGTGTTTCTTCTAAGTCATATTGCGAAATATTAAAGTCGCGGTCTTTGACACTCAATGTCTGCTCGATAATTTTCTGTTTATGTTCTTGTATCAGATAGCTTTCGGTTCCATATAATAAGTAAATCTGTTTAGGCATGTTCTCTAATCCCTTCTCACCTGAAAAAAAGGGGTGCGGCAGCGCCCCCTATTGGGTACATTCGTGTATTTATTTTATTGTTCATTTTCAATTCTGTCAAAAAACGCCGCCGCACCATCTATATGAACGTCACCATCACAGCCCCGGGATGCTGTGAGAGTAAACGATATTGTTCCCCTCATGTGTATAGTGTGACCGCTCAGGGCAGAATTATCTGTGACAAGTCTTGCTAGAAGAGGCAGAGGATTGTTAGAAAAGGGATATTTAATTTCCTTTTCTAAGAATGTGGATTTTTTAAAAACTTTCGCTTATAATAAAAAATGACATAGGAGGGGTAACAATGAACGAATTTAGAAAGGATATACAATCTAAGACGAATGACGTAATTGATTCTGGTTTAGGATTTGTATTCTCATTTGTTTTCTTTTTCGTCATCTTCTTCATAGGTGTAATATTCGAAGTTATTGGGCGATAATTTAAAAATTGAAGCTAAAGGGCTGCCTGCTAAGGCAGTCTTTTCTTATTTTCTTCATTATACGGAAGAAAGGTGGAAAACGTTCCTGTTTGTTTACTGAATTGATACTGCACGGCTCCATGCAAATCTGTTCTAAAAAGGATTACGTTTTTCTCCAAGAGCCGGTCGACAACTTCCTTATGCGGATGCCCATAACGATTATCAACACCCGATGATATTAGGGCTACGTCTGGAGCAAGACTGTTTATCCATTTAGCAGACGTAGATGAATCACTGCCGTGGTGACCTACTTTTAGCACATTTGTCGTTAACGATGGATAATTACTGAGAATCTTTTCCTCAATTGAAGCGGTGCTATCACCGGTAAACAACCATGATTTTCCTCCTAATTTAGTATAAATAACAACAGAATTTTTATTTGTTTCTTGCTCATCTCCACGTGGATGAAGCACATTAAACTCATAACCATCCAATACAATGGTATCTCCCTGATCAATTACATTTACACCTGGCTGATCGATTGCATGATAAGGACTTACATAAATCTCGGCGACATTAAATGATTGTTGTAAGCGATCAACACTGCCACTATGATCATGGTCCATATGTGAAATCAAGAGGGCATCAATTTTCTTTATTCCTCTTGATTTTAAAAATGGTTCGATAATTTGATCTGCAATTCTGTCGGGGTTACTGCTGAAAACCGGTGACCCAGCTGCATCAATCATAAGGATCCCTTTTCTGTGGGGCAGCTCCACGACGAAAGAGTCACCTTGCCCAACGTCTAACATAGTTACAGTGCCTTGACTAGAGATATATGGTTTTACCGAATAACACATGAGAACAACGACCGTACCTACCCCAAAAAGGAATGCTTTCTTTAACCGCTTCCGAACCCAGTTGATCATCATTAAGATAAGGACTGCAAAATAAGCTAAGATCCATTCTAATGGAAGTTCACCAACTACCCATTGAATGTTCAATGGTTCACTCACACCTCTAATCCAGTTTAAAAAACTTTCATGAAAAGCAACAGTAATTGTAGATAAGGTAACTGTCAAAGTTGGAATAAAGAAAGCTAAGAGAACGAGAAGAAATAGAAGCGGGATAATAATAAATGAGAAATAAGGGACGAGCAATATATTGGCAAACAGCGAGAGTGGGTTAAATTCATAAAAGTGGTGTAGTTGAAGGGGAAGAATTACAGCTTGACTTATGAAACTGATCATTATTGAGGCAATCCACATGTTTTTATTGCCTAATAGTGGATAAGACAGAAGTAAGCTAAACGTTACGATGAATGAAAATTGAAACCCGAGATTATAGAAATATGCCGGGTTGAATACTAATAACAACATAGCTACGATTGCTAGAACATCAGTGGCGGCAACTTTTATTTTCCATTGCATGATGAACAAAAGAAAAACAGCCATGAGACATGCTCTAAGAACCGGAGGGGCTGCTCCTGAAATAAAACTGTAGGCCGGAAGAATAAATAGAACCATTCTTCTAGCTTGATCTACCGTTGTAAATCCAGAACGGTATAGAATCAAGTACACCCCGCCTAAAAAAAGCCCTACGTGAAGGCCAGAAATGGCTAAGATATGAGATAAGCTGAAGTCCCGGAACCATTCTACAGTTTCTTCTGGAAGATATTGAGTGTCTCCAAAAACGAGTGCAGAGGCCCAGCCAAAAGCTCGTGGACTCATGGATTTCTTCACCTTAGAGATCATAGCATTTCTAGCTTTAAAGGCATTGTGCAGGAAGGATTGACCCTTACAGGATATTTGATCGGCCGATTCCGCCGATATTTGAACAGTAATATGCTGATTTCTTAAATAGTCCTGATAATCAAATTGACCAGGATTACGTGCTCCTTCAGGCAAGCCAGCCTCTCCATTTATAACACATTCAGCACCAAATTTGAGGTGTGCCCGCACATAGTTAATTTCTTCTGGCTGGTCCGCTGTTTTAAAATAGACGACCATCGCCTTTTCATCTCTATCCTCCAGCTTCAATGTAGTACTGATCGTGCTTTCTGTTTCAATTAAGGGAGAAATAATCTTACCTTTGAGAGGGTGATGTATGGTCGAAGGATTAGTGGGGACTTGAGGAGTAAAGTAAATGAAGCCAAAGATAAAACAGACGGAAAGGGTGACTATCCAGGTTAAGGACTTTTTCAATGTGGCTATCCACGCGATAAACAGTCCTAACAAAAGATAAGTCACCGGCCGAGCCGTTTGAGATAAGATTCCTCCCCCGACTGTTGCTAAAACGAGGAGATGGATATTTCCCTTCATAAACGTTGAGTTTTATTCACTTTAAAAAGATGTTGAGCCTGTTGCTTAAGCTCATGCAGTTCCTCTGAACTATGGCCGCTTCGTTCAAGCCTATGTAGAAGGTCATCCACCAGCTGTTCCTTCTCCATTGTTTGTGGGTCAATCAACTTTTCATCCCGATCCACCTTATGGATCTCCACACCTGCCTGCTTGAGTAATTCGATGGCATATGGATGATTTCGATAATCTTCACTATAATAAACAGCCTTGATACCGGCCTGAATAATGGCCTTAGTGCAGTGAAGACAAGGAAAATGCGACACGTATATTTCAGCTTGTTCGGTAGCGACGCCAAATTTAGCACACTGCAGGAGCGCATTCATTTCTGCATGAATCGTTCGCACACAATGGCCATCAATCACATAGCAGCCTTCATCCATACAGTGGACTCCCCCGGAGACACTCCCATTATAGCCCCCAGCAATCATGCGTTTATCTCTTACAATTACCGCTCCTACAGCTAATCGTTCACAAGTGCTCCTTGACTTTAATAAGTGACTTTGGGCAATAAAATATTGATTCCAAGAGATACGCTCCATGTGTTTCAAACTCCCTTTACTAGCATTTTAATGTATCAAGTTTACCGCTTTATTCGACAATCAGTCAAACCCAACAGATCAAGGTACCTGGATCACATCCAGCATATTTTCTAGTGTTTTTTCTCCAATTCCCGAAACATCCAGTAAATCTTCTGGTTTTTTAAATAAACTATTTTCCTCCCGATGTTTGATAATCGCTTCCGCTTTAGAAGGTCCTATTCCTGGTAAAGCCTGTATTTCTTCCACACTTGCTTGATTAACCCTTACTTTCCCAGTACTTCCACCCCCAGAAGAAGCTGAAGAAGAACTGCTCCCCTCCGGAGCAGTAGTTGCCACTAAAATGACCATTTCATCAACAATCTTCTGCGCTAGATTAACACTTGTCTGATCAGCTTCCTTTGTCATACCCCCAGCCATTGAAATAGCATCGTTTACGCGCAAGCCAGCTTCTAACTCATAAATGCCAGGACGAGCAACTTCTCCCTTTACATCAACGACCAGTCTCTTAGCTGCAGAATCAGCTTCCGTAAAGTCTGTTTCCTCATTAGGGATACTATCACCTTCCTGAATAACCAGTTGCTCTTCATCTTTCTGAAGGAAAAACACGAGAATAAACAAAACAGGAATTACCAATAACCATGCATATCTTTTTAAGAATATCACAGAAACAAGGTCCCCTTTCATAATTCAATTTCTGAAGAATAAAGTTATTAAGTAAACGAAAAAGGAGGGATTCTCCATGCGCTATGGAATCATTGGGACGGGAAATATGGGGAGTATGCTGATTAATGCCTTTATTTCTAGTGGAGCGGTCGACGCAAATGATGTAACTATTTACAATCGCACTCGTAAAAAAGCGGAATGGATTCAAAATCAATTTAAGGAAATTACAGTTGCAAATTCTGTTAAAGACGTCGTCAGAGAAAGCGAAGTGGTTTTTATATGCGTAAAACCTCATGATTATAAAGATATTTTAAGCCAATGCTCACCTAATGCCTCGCAATGTCTTGTCTCAATCACGAGTCCTGTAGCTGTCAAAGACCTGGAAAACATTACATCCTGCCAAGTAGTAAGAACTGTTCCATCTATCACAAATCGGTCCTATTCAGGGGTCAGCTTATTTACGTACGGTGATCGCGTTTCTGACTTTTATAAAGACGAATTACATTCGATTTTCTCCCATATTTCAAAACCTGTAGTAATCGAGGAAGAGTCCATCCGTTCGGCATCAGATATAGTCTCATGTGGCCCGGCGTTCATAAGTTTTCTGTTGGAAAATATGATTTCGGCAGCTCAGGAAGTGGGTGGAATGTCCAAGGAGAAGGCAACACAGCTAACGGAGGAAATGATGATTGGTTTAGGTACATTGCTGGAAAAACGCATTTACACTTTACCAGAATTAATGGAGAAAGTAACAGTCAAAGGCGGGGTCACCGGTGAAGGAATTGGAGCTCTTGAGGACCATATCGGGGATCTTTTTCTTGAAATGTTTAAAGCAACACATCGAAAACATAAAGAAGATAAACGAACGATACAATTATAACATTCGACATTCCTCGTGAATTTCCTGCAAAAAAAATAAAGGACCTTCGAAAAAATTCGAAGTGTCCTATCACTTTTGACAAACAAAAAACAGCCGATCCCCTTGATCAGCAGGGTTTACCGAGAAGTCAGCTGTAACAAGCTGTAAGGTAAAACCTGCTTTTTCTATGGCCGTTTGTAATGTTTCTAAATTATATCCCTGTTGGAAATGCTGTTCATCAAACCGTTGGTAATCTTGATGATGCCGTACAAAGAAGGTCAAATCATGGATCACGGAATATTCTTTTTCCCCAGGGTCACAAAACCACACATAAGAAAGGTCATCATAGACTTCTGCAAAGGTTTGTCCACACAAATCATTGATAAGGTGTTCGACAGAATGGACATCAAACAAAAATAACCCTCGTTCATTAAGAGCCTGATAAGCATGTTTGAAAACAGCTTCAAGGGATGGTACGTCGGTAATATAGTTCAACACGTCGCAAAAGCTGATAATACAGTCATAATCGTGGAGGCCTTTTAGTTCAGTCATATCTTGCCTCAACCATTGAATGGTCTGGTCTTTACTGGCTGCCATAGTCAACATATCTTCTGACAGATCAACTCCGGTTAGCTGCCAGCCGTGACCAGCTAACCGTGTCGTAATCTCACCCGTACCACACCCTAAGTCCAAAAGGCGTTGTGCTCCAGAATGATAATGACTCACCATGTGCTTTGTCCACGTAACCCATTGGTCATAAGGGGCATCCTTCATAAGCAGATCATACACTAATGCCATTTGCTGATAGCTCATTTATCCATCAATACCTTCAACGGCTATAGTTTCAGCGTCACCCCATAGACGTTCAAGGTTGTAATAATTCCGCTCATCTTTATGAAAAATATGGCAGACTATATCCGTAAGATCAACCAAGATCCAGCGTGCTTTATCGAACCCTTCCATTCTTTTTACTTCAATACCATTTTCTTCTGCCTGTGCTTTGACTTCTCTGGCGATTGCTTGCACCTGACGTTCGTTTGACCCTTCACAAATCAGGAAGTAATCAGCAATTAATGATACATCCGTCATATCAAGCACGACAATGTCATTCGCTCGTTTTTCATCACAAGCTTTGGCAGTTAATGTGACTAACTCTTTACTTTCCATCGTTTTCCTCCCTTGAATTATTCTTTATTTCTAATAAATCATTATATGCATGGATGGTGTCAGGGTAAACGGATCTGCTTTTATTAGTTAAAAATTGTATGGTATTCGACAATGCTTGCAAACAAGCTTGGTCTAAATTCGATTCTGCCGTTTTTCTTACTTCCTCCACACCAGAAAATCCTCTTCCAGGTTCAATATAATCAGCCAAAAAAACAACCTTGTCCATAATACTCATATTTTTCTTCCCGGAAGTATGACACGCAATAGCAGATTTGATAGCAGAATCAGCCAAACCAATTTCTTTTTCTAGCATGACGGCAGCCACTGGCCCATGCCAGAGTTCATGATGATGGTTCAGCAAATCCTTCGGTAAGCGCCGATCACTAATAATCCAACGCTCCATATCCTCTTTAGGTTTATACTTTGCATAATCGTGTAAAATAGCCGCTTTTTCAGTTAGTTCTTGATTTGCACCAAACCGATTAGCTAAAATAAGTGCAGTTTCAGTTACCCGAACAGTGTGTTCATATCTCGTTTTAGTGAGATGAGGCTGAACAAATTCAAGTAATTTTTCACGACTTAAGTGCATACAGCGAATTCTCCTTTATAAAGTGGTGAACAGCCTCAGGAATAAGATAGCGTACCGTAAAACCTTTTTTTAACCGCTCACGAATTAGCGTTGATGAAATATCGATTCGAGGAACATCTATCATGACAACGTCTTTCGTTGTGTCTCTTTTAGAGCCTTCTCGTCGAACACCAACAAAAGTGATAAGATTTTTCAGTTCTTCAATCCTATACCAATCCTGCAAACTGTCGACCATGTCTCCCCCAATAATAAAATAAAACTTATCGTCTGGATAATCTTCCGTCAATTGCTCCATTGTATCAAAAGTATATGACTTACCCTGCCGGATCAGCTCTAGGTCAAGACTATGAAACCGCTTGTTCTCCTGAATAGCTTTCGTCACCATTTCCAGCCTCTCGTCTGATGAAACAGCCGCTTTCTGTTTATGTGGAGGAAGATACGAAGGAATAAACCAGATCTCATCTAATTTCATTGCTTCACATACTTGCTCTGCAATTATCAAGTGCCCCTGGTGTGGAGGATCAAATGTTCCGCCAAAGATTCCTATTCGTTTCATAATGGCTCTCCTTTACGGTAATTCGATTTGTTTATTATTCGCTGACTCCTTGTACAAAATAATCGTATTACCGATAAGTTGAACAAGGTTTGCCTCTGTATCATCAACAATCTCTCGTGCAACTTCAGAATTATCTTCAAAGCAATTTTGCAAAATACTTACCTTTATTAACTCTCTTTTTTCAAGTGCTTCTGATATTTGAGTAGTCATATTTTCATTAACTCCAGCTTTACCTACTTGAAATATCGGCTGAAGCTTGTGGGAGAGACCTCTTAAATACTTCTTCTGTTTACTTGTTAACATACTATTCTCCTTTCAGTTTCTCTTCGAATGCTGTCATTATCCTAGAGGCGGCAGTAGACTTACCAGACCAAATTTCAAAGGCAAGGATCGCTTGGTTTAATAACATCCCATGGCCATAATGAAGCCGTGCCCCCTGTCGTTCAGCTTCTTTTAATAAAGAAGTCTTTTTCGGGCGATAAACAATATCACTTACAATCGTATTGGCATTGATGCCTGTAAGGGAAATAAGCGTCCGGTTTTTCTCCGGCGCCATGCCTACTGAAGTCGTTTGAATTATCAGATCATACTGCGAGAGGTCTTCTTCTGCTTGCTGCAAGGTAAGGGCACTTGAAGTTGAATGTGCTTGTAAGTCTTCAATGACCCGCTGCGCTTTTTCAACCGTCCTGTTCGCCACATTTATCTTTTTTACCCCATGCTTAAGTAAGGCATAAAAAATACCCCTCGCGGCTCCACCACTGCCGAGAATGAGCACTTTGTCCGATGATTTCAGAGCATCATCGTATTGATTAAGCAAAGATGCCGCATAACCTCGTCCGTCAGTATTGTATCCTATTAAACGACCGTTATCGCTTTTCACAGTATTGACTGCACCCAGAAACTTAGCAGCTTCGTCTAACTCGTCCAGATAAGGGATGATCTTTTCTTTATACGGCACGGTGACATTAAAACCGTTAATTTTGCTGCCCTTAAGCTGCTCCATCTGATCTGGGAACTGTTCGGGATTACATTCATACAAGCTATATTCTCCTTCTATGCCATGCATGGTCAGCAGGCGATGGTGAATCCACGGAGAAAGAGAATGAGCGATCGGATAACCTATCAACCCTAATTGCATGTGATCTACCTCCTATATTAATGAGTTTCTTAGAGATACCCGAACACCTTCAGGTGCATAAGCTGTCACAGTTAGATTCCCTTCTGGAACAGTGATCCATCCCAACCCTGAAAACACAACATCCGTCTTCGGTCTCTCAATTTTAAAGGTTGTTCCCTTTAACGGTGGAAGCTGCTCAATTGTTTGCGAATCGGGGGGTGATAGTAACTCACCTAAATGGTGCTCATACAATTCATCGGCTTTTTCGAGCTTTGTTCGATGTATTGGCATATCATTAGAAAGGTAACAAATAAATGAACTGCGCTCCCCTGCTTCAAAGTCTAAACGAGCTAAACCACCGAAATATAAAGTTTGTTGCTCATTTAATTGGTAAACTTTCGGCTTCACTTCTTTCCTTGGTGTAATCACCTTTAAATCCTGATCTGATACGTAAT
This region includes:
- the rpsT gene encoding 30S ribosomal protein S20, producing MPNIKSAKKRVRVNDDARSLNAAFKSDMRTAIKRVEKLVESNDTDNAKQALTTAVKKIDKAVQRGALHKNNGNRKKSRLSKLVHAS
- the holA gene encoding DNA polymerase III subunit delta; translation: MPKQIYLLYGTESYLIQEHKQKIIEQTLSVKDRDFNISQYDLEETPVEDVVTDAETFPFLGDNKVVIAYHPTFLKAKPDKLSFDHNVEALLQYINNPADYSVLILIAPYEKLDERKKIFKQLKKIGEVLPCQPIREWDMDKWIKSIAEDLQITIPESVFELFAQEIGTNLMALRKEIEKLALHVETGGVVSRELAENLLSHSAEASGLKLVDAVMEKDLGRAIRLYKDLVKANEEPIALIALLASQFRIISQVKTLKQKGYAQNQMKSYVKAHPFVIKMALKRERAFTSEELNEIIQQLAETDYIMKQGQMEKGLAFEMLLYQLIHIKNREMV
- a CDS encoding YqzM family protein codes for the protein MNEFRKDIQSKTNDVIDSGLGFVFSFVFFFVIFFIGVIFEVIGR
- a CDS encoding DNA internalization-related competence protein ComEC/Rec2 yields the protein MKGNIHLLVLATVGGGILSQTARPVTYLLLGLFIAWIATLKKSLTWIVTLSVCFIFGFIYFTPQVPTNPSTIHHPLKGKIISPLIETESTISTTLKLEDRDEKAMVVYFKTADQPEEINYVRAHLKFGAECVINGEAGLPEGARNPGQFDYQDYLRNQHITVQISAESADQISCKGQSFLHNAFKARNAMISKVKKSMSPRAFGWASALVFGDTQYLPEETVEWFRDFSLSHILAISGLHVGLFLGGVYLILYRSGFTTVDQARRMVLFILPAYSFISGAAPPVLRACLMAVFLLFIMQWKIKVAATDVLAIVAMLLLVFNPAYFYNLGFQFSFIVTFSLLLSYPLLGNKNMWIASIMISFISQAVILPLQLHHFYEFNPLSLFANILLVPYFSFIIIPLLFLLVLLAFFIPTLTVTLSTITVAFHESFLNWIRGVSEPLNIQWVVGELPLEWILAYFAVLILMMINWVRKRLKKAFLFGVGTVVVLMCYSVKPYISSQGTVTMLDVGQGDSFVVELPHRKGILMIDAAGSPVFSSNPDRIADQIIEPFLKSRGIKKIDALLISHMDHDHSGSVDRLQQSFNVAEIYVSPYHAIDQPGVNVIDQGDTIVLDGYEFNVLHPRGDEQETNKNSVVIYTKLGGKSWLFTGDSTASIEEKILSNYPSLTTNVLKVGHHGSDSSTSAKWINSLAPDVALISSGVDNRYGHPHKEVVDRLLEKNVILFRTDLHGAVQYQFSKQTGTFSTFLPYNEENKKRLP
- a CDS encoding ComE operon protein 2 — encoded protein: MERISWNQYFIAQSHLLKSRSTCERLAVGAVIVRDKRMIAGGYNGSVSGGVHCMDEGCYVIDGHCVRTIHAEMNALLQCAKFGVATEQAEIYVSHFPCLHCTKAIIQAGIKAVYYSEDYRNHPYAIELLKQAGVEIHKVDRDEKLIDPQTMEKEQLVDDLLHRLERSGHSSEELHELKQQAQHLFKVNKTQRL
- a CDS encoding helix-hairpin-helix domain-containing protein produces the protein MIFLKRYAWLLVIPVLFILVFFLQKDEEQLVIQEGDSIPNEETDFTEADSAAKRLVVDVKGEVARPGIYELEAGLRVNDAISMAGGMTKEADQTSVNLAQKIVDEMVILVATTAPEGSSSSSASSGGGSTGKVRVNQASVEEIQALPGIGPSKAEAIIKHREENSLFKKPEDLLDVSGIGEKTLENMLDVIQVP
- the comER gene encoding late competence protein ComER, which produces MRYGIIGTGNMGSMLINAFISSGAVDANDVTIYNRTRKKAEWIQNQFKEITVANSVKDVVRESEVVFICVKPHDYKDILSQCSPNASQCLVSITSPVAVKDLENITSCQVVRTVPSITNRSYSGVSLFTYGDRVSDFYKDELHSIFSHISKPVVIEEESIRSASDIVSCGPAFISFLLENMISAAQEVGGMSKEKATQLTEEMMIGLGTLLEKRIYTLPELMEKVTVKGGVTGEGIGALEDHIGDLFLEMFKATHRKHKEDKRTIQL
- a CDS encoding class I SAM-dependent methyltransferase, with the protein product MSYQQMALVYDLLMKDAPYDQWVTWTKHMVSHYHSGAQRLLDLGCGTGEITTRLAGHGWQLTGVDLSEDMLTMAASKDQTIQWLRQDMTELKGLHDYDCIISFCDVLNYITDVPSLEAVFKHAYQALNERGLFLFDVHSVEHLINDLCGQTFAEVYDDLSYVWFCDPGEKEYSVIHDLTFFVRHHQDYQRFDEQHFQQGYNLETLQTAIEKAGFTLQLVTADFSVNPADQGDRLFFVCQK
- the rsfS gene encoding ribosome silencing factor — protein: MESKELVTLTAKACDEKRANDIVVLDMTDVSLIADYFLICEGSNERQVQAIAREVKAQAEENGIEVKRMEGFDKARWILVDLTDIVCHIFHKDERNYYNLERLWGDAETIAVEGIDG
- the yqeK gene encoding bis(5'-nucleosyl)-tetraphosphatase (symmetrical) YqeK, whose protein sequence is MHLSREKLLEFVQPHLTKTRYEHTVRVTETALILANRFGANQELTEKAAILHDYAKYKPKEDMERWIISDRRLPKDLLNHHHELWHGPVAAVMLEKEIGLADSAIKSAIACHTSGKKNMSIMDKVVFLADYIEPGRGFSGVEEVRKTAESNLDQACLQALSNTIQFLTNKSRSVYPDTIHAYNDLLEIKNNSREENDGK
- a CDS encoding nicotinate-nucleotide adenylyltransferase yields the protein MKRIGIFGGTFDPPHQGHLIIAEQVCEAMKLDEIWFIPSYLPPHKQKAAVSSDERLEMVTKAIQENKRFHSLDLELIRQGKSYTFDTMEQLTEDYPDDKFYFIIGGDMVDSLQDWYRIEELKNLITFVGVRREGSKRDTTKDVVMIDVPRIDISSTLIRERLKKGFTVRYLIPEAVHHFIKENSLYALKS
- the yhbY gene encoding ribosome assembly RNA-binding protein YhbY produces the protein MLTSKQKKYLRGLSHKLQPIFQVGKAGVNENMTTQISEALEKRELIKVSILQNCFEDNSEVAREIVDDTEANLVQLIGNTIILYKESANNKQIELP
- the aroE gene encoding shikimate dehydrogenase; translated protein: MQLGLIGYPIAHSLSPWIHHRLLTMHGIEGEYSLYECNPEQFPDQMEQLKGSKINGFNVTVPYKEKIIPYLDELDEAAKFLGAVNTVKSDNGRLIGYNTDGRGYAASLLNQYDDALKSSDKVLILGSGGAARGIFYALLKHGVKKINVANRTVEKAQRVIEDLQAHSTSSALTLQQAEEDLSQYDLIIQTTSVGMAPEKNRTLISLTGINANTIVSDIVYRPKKTSLLKEAERQGARLHYGHGMLLNQAILAFEIWSGKSTAASRIMTAFEEKLKGE